One region of Streptomyces sp. NBC_00442 genomic DNA includes:
- the pgsA gene encoding phosphatidylinositol phosphate synthase, giving the protein MLNKYARAFFTRVLTPFAAFLLRRGVSPDAVTLIGTAGVMAGALVFFPRGEFFWGTIVITLFVFSDLVDGNMARQAGISSRWGAFLDSTLDRVADGAIFGGFALWYAGRGDDNALCAVAIFCLASGQVVSYTKARGEAIGLPVAVNGLVERAERLVISLVAAGLAGLHTFGVPGIQVLLPIALWIVAAGSLVTLIQRVVTVRRESAEADAAAARAAGEAGA; this is encoded by the coding sequence ATGCTGAACAAGTACGCGCGTGCATTCTTCACGCGTGTCCTCACGCCGTTCGCCGCATTTCTGCTCCGCCGAGGAGTCAGCCCCGACGCGGTGACCCTCATCGGTACGGCCGGAGTGATGGCGGGTGCGCTGGTCTTCTTCCCCCGTGGAGAGTTCTTCTGGGGCACGATCGTCATCACCCTGTTCGTGTTCTCCGACCTGGTCGACGGCAACATGGCCCGCCAGGCCGGGATCTCCAGCCGCTGGGGCGCGTTCCTCGACTCGACGCTCGACCGGGTCGCCGACGGCGCGATCTTCGGCGGCTTCGCGCTGTGGTACGCGGGCCGGGGCGACGACAACGCCCTGTGCGCGGTGGCCATCTTCTGCCTGGCCAGCGGCCAGGTGGTGTCCTACACCAAGGCGCGCGGCGAGGCGATCGGCCTGCCCGTCGCCGTCAACGGTCTCGTCGAGCGCGCCGAACGCCTCGTGATCTCGCTGGTCGCGGCGGGCCTGGCCGGGCTGCACACCTTCGGTGTGCCGGGGATCCAGGTGCTGCTGCCGATCGCGCTGTGGATCGTCGCCGCCGGCAGCCTGGTCACGCTGATCCAGCGCGTGGTGACCGTCCGCCGGGAGTCCGCCGAGGCCGACGCGGCCGCCGCGCGGGCGGCCGGTGAGGCGGGCGCATGA
- a CDS encoding HIT family protein, producing MLIRMTSEPEQQIGVGVQDAFQRLWTPHRMAYIQGENKPTGPESGDGCPFCSIPAKSDEDGLIVKRGEHVYAVLNLYPYNGGHLMVVPYRHVADYTELDASETAELADLTKRAMTALRAASGAHGFNIGMNQGSVAGAGIAAHLHQHIVPRWGGDTNFMPVVGHTRVLPQLLADTRAMLADAWPS from the coding sequence ATGCTGATTCGCATGACGAGTGAGCCGGAGCAGCAGATCGGAGTGGGTGTCCAGGACGCGTTCCAGCGCCTGTGGACGCCTCACCGGATGGCGTACATCCAGGGCGAGAACAAGCCGACGGGACCGGAGTCCGGCGACGGGTGTCCGTTCTGCTCGATCCCGGCGAAGTCGGACGAGGACGGGCTGATCGTCAAGCGCGGCGAGCACGTGTACGCCGTGCTGAACCTCTACCCCTACAACGGGGGGCACCTCATGGTCGTGCCCTACCGTCACGTCGCCGACTACACGGAGCTTGACGCGTCCGAGACCGCGGAGCTCGCGGACCTCACCAAGCGCGCGATGACCGCGCTGCGTGCCGCTTCCGGGGCGCACGGGTTCAACATCGGCATGAACCAGGGCTCGGTGGCCGGCGCCGGGATCGCCGCCCATCTGCACCAGCACATCGTGCCGCGCTGGGGTGGCGACACCAACTTCATGCCGGTGGTCGGCCACACCCGGGTGCTGCCCCAACTCCTCGCGGACACCCGCGCGATGCTGGCCGACGCCTGGCCTTCCTAG
- a CDS encoding glycosyltransferase family 4 protein, translating to MKIGIVCPYSWDVPGGVQFHIRDLAEHLVRLGHEVSVLAPADDETPLPPYVVSAGRAVPVPYNGSVARLNFGFLSAARVRRWLHDGTFDVIHIHEPASPSLGLLSCWAAQGPIVATFHTSNPRSRAMIAAYPILQPALEKISARIAVSEYARRTLVEHLGGDAVVIPNGVDVDFFAKAEPNKDWQGQTLGFIGRIDEPRKGLPVLMKALPKIFAECPEARLLVAGRGDEEEAVASLPPELRSRVEFLGMVSDEDKARLLRSVDVYVAPNTGGESFGIILVEALSAGAAVLASDLDAFAQVLDQGEAGDLFANEDADALAAAAVRLLADPGRRAGLSERGSAHVRRFDWATVGADILAVYETVTHGAAAVAADERPGFRARFGLARD from the coding sequence GTGAAGATCGGCATCGTCTGCCCCTACTCGTGGGACGTCCCGGGCGGCGTCCAGTTCCACATCCGCGACCTGGCGGAGCACCTCGTCCGCCTCGGCCACGAGGTGTCGGTGCTCGCCCCCGCCGACGACGAGACCCCGCTGCCGCCGTACGTCGTCTCGGCGGGCCGGGCCGTCCCCGTCCCGTACAACGGCTCGGTCGCGCGGCTCAACTTCGGGTTCCTCTCCGCCGCGCGGGTGCGGCGCTGGCTGCACGACGGCACCTTCGACGTCATCCACATCCACGAGCCGGCCTCGCCCTCGCTCGGCCTGCTCTCCTGCTGGGCCGCGCAGGGCCCCATCGTGGCGACGTTCCACACCTCCAACCCCCGCTCCCGCGCGATGATCGCGGCGTATCCGATCCTCCAGCCCGCCCTGGAGAAGATCAGCGCACGGATCGCGGTCAGCGAGTACGCGCGCCGCACCCTCGTGGAACACCTGGGCGGTGACGCGGTGGTGATCCCCAACGGCGTCGACGTCGACTTCTTCGCGAAGGCGGAGCCGAACAAGGACTGGCAGGGCCAGACTCTCGGCTTCATCGGCCGCATCGACGAACCCCGCAAGGGCCTGCCGGTCCTCATGAAGGCGCTGCCCAAGATCTTCGCCGAGTGCCCCGAGGCCCGGCTGCTCGTCGCGGGCCGCGGCGACGAGGAGGAAGCCGTCGCGTCCCTGCCGCCCGAGCTGCGCTCCCGGGTCGAATTCCTCGGCATGGTCAGCGACGAGGACAAGGCGCGCCTGCTGCGCAGCGTGGACGTGTACGTCGCGCCCAACACCGGCGGCGAGAGCTTCGGCATCATCCTGGTCGAGGCGCTCTCCGCGGGCGCCGCGGTCCTCGCCAGCGACCTGGACGCCTTCGCGCAGGTCCTCGACCAGGGCGAGGCGGGAGACCTGTTCGCCAACGAGGACGCCGACGCCCTGGCCGCGGCCGCGGTGCGCCTGCTCGCCGACCCCGGCCGCCGGGCGGGCCTGAGCGAACGCGGCTCGGCCCACGTGCGGCGCTTCGACTGGGCCACGGTCGGCGCGGACATCCTCGCGGTGTACGAGACGGTGACGCACGGCGCGGCCGCGGTCGCCGCGGACGAACGCCCCGGGTTCCGGGCGCGGTTCGGGCTGGCACGCGACTGA
- a CDS encoding phosphatidylinositol mannoside acyltransferase, translating to MKDRLTDALYGLGWAAVKKLPEPAATRLGRSIADQVWKRRGKSVLRLESNLARVVPDASAARLAELSRAGMRSYMRYWMESFRLPSWSRDRMANGFVPEDVHHLADALASGRGVVVALPHMGNYDLAGAWVTSKLDIPFTTVAERLKPETLYDRFVAYRESLGMEVLPHTGGSAFGTLARRLRTGGLVCLVADRDLSASGVEVTFFGETTRMPAGPAMLAQQTGAVLLPVTLWYDDSPIMKGRVHPPIEVPGTGDRASRTSSMTQALADAFATGIADHPEDWHMLQRLWLADLEERRP from the coding sequence ATGAAGGACCGACTGACCGACGCCCTGTACGGACTCGGCTGGGCGGCCGTCAAGAAGCTGCCGGAACCCGCGGCGACCCGGCTCGGCCGGAGCATCGCCGACCAGGTGTGGAAGCGGCGCGGCAAGAGCGTGCTGCGTCTTGAGTCCAACCTGGCGAGAGTCGTCCCCGACGCCTCCGCGGCGCGGCTGGCCGAGCTGTCCCGGGCCGGCATGCGCTCGTACATGCGGTACTGGATGGAGTCCTTCCGGCTGCCGTCGTGGAGCAGGGACCGGATGGCGAACGGGTTCGTGCCCGAGGACGTCCACCACCTCGCCGACGCCCTCGCCTCCGGGCGCGGAGTCGTCGTCGCGCTGCCCCACATGGGCAACTACGACCTGGCGGGCGCCTGGGTCACCAGCAAGCTGGACATCCCGTTCACCACGGTCGCCGAGCGCCTCAAGCCCGAGACGCTCTACGACCGCTTCGTCGCCTACCGCGAGAGCCTCGGCATGGAGGTGCTGCCGCACACCGGCGGCTCCGCCTTCGGCACCCTGGCCAGGCGGCTGCGCACGGGCGGCCTGGTCTGCCTGGTAGCCGACCGCGACCTGTCGGCCTCGGGCGTCGAGGTCACGTTCTTCGGCGAGACGACCCGGATGCCCGCGGGCCCGGCCATGCTGGCGCAGCAGACCGGCGCGGTCCTCCTGCCGGTGACGCTCTGGTACGACGACTCGCCGATCATGAAGGGGCGCGTGCACCCGCCGATCGAGGTGCCCGGGACAGGTGACCGGGCCTCCAGGACGTCCTCCATGACACAGGCGCTGGCAGATGCCTTCGCCACCGGAATCGCCGACCACCCCGAGGACTGGCACATGCTGCAACGCCTGTGGCTCGCGGACCTGGAGGAGCGAAGGCCGTGA
- a CDS encoding elongation factor G-like protein EF-G2 — MGDKAHAHPGAAGRAPTADHPASVRNVVLVGHSGSGKTTLVEALALAAGAVNRAGRVEDGGTVSDYDDIEHRQERSVQLSLVPVEWGGFKINLLDTPGYADFVGELRAGLRAADAALFVVSAADAMDGSTRMLWEECAAVRMPRAIVVTHLEAARADFDAMTEICAKTFGGDDPDAVLPLYLPVHGTPGPDGHAPVTGLIGLLSQRVFDYASGERKETGPDAGRLALIERARSRLIEGIIAESEDETLMDRYLGGEDLDFASLVADLERAVARGTFHPVLAAAPAADGARHGLGTIELLELVTGGFPSPLERAAPDLTTPEGTPRPTPACTAEGPLVAEVIKTSSDPYVGRISLVRVFSGTLRPDETVHVSGHGLADRGHEDHDVDERIGALSSPFGKQQRSLTRCVAGDLACVAKLSRAETGDTLSAKDDPLLMAPWDMPDPLLPLAIEAHSKADEDKLSQGLARLVAEDPTMRLEQNAHTHQLVLWCLGEAHREVALERLRSRYGVQVDVVPHKVSLRETFGARSTGRGRHVKQSGGHGQFAICEIDVEPLPPGSGVEFVDKVVGGSVPRQFIPSVEKGVRSQAAKGVAAGHPLVDVRITLVDGKAHSVDSSDAAFQTAGALALREAAADARIHLLEPVAEVQVMVADEYVGPVMSDLSGRRGRVVGTEQASPGRTLVRAEIPEIEIGRYALDLRSLSHGTGRFSRRYARHEPMPPQIADKIREQGEQGR; from the coding sequence ATGGGCGACAAGGCACACGCACACCCCGGGGCCGCCGGCAGGGCTCCGACGGCCGACCACCCCGCATCCGTACGGAACGTGGTGCTGGTCGGCCACAGCGGATCCGGAAAGACCACCTTGGTGGAGGCGCTGGCGCTGGCGGCGGGAGCCGTCAACCGCGCGGGCCGGGTCGAGGACGGCGGGACCGTCTCCGACTACGACGACATCGAGCACCGCCAGGAACGCTCCGTCCAGCTGTCGCTGGTCCCGGTCGAATGGGGCGGATTCAAGATCAATCTCTTGGACACCCCCGGATACGCCGACTTCGTAGGGGAACTCAGGGCCGGTCTGCGCGCCGCGGACGCGGCTCTTTTCGTGGTCTCCGCCGCGGACGCCATGGACGGCTCGACCCGGATGCTCTGGGAGGAGTGCGCGGCCGTCCGGATGCCGCGGGCCATCGTGGTCACGCATCTGGAGGCGGCCCGCGCCGACTTCGACGCCATGACCGAGATCTGCGCCAAGACGTTCGGCGGCGACGACCCCGACGCCGTGCTGCCGCTGTACCTGCCGGTCCACGGCACGCCGGGCCCCGACGGACACGCCCCGGTGACCGGTCTCATCGGGCTGCTCTCGCAGCGCGTCTTCGACTACGCCTCGGGCGAGCGCAAGGAGACCGGACCCGACGCGGGCCGGCTTGCGCTGATCGAGCGGGCCCGCAGCCGGCTCATCGAGGGGATCATCGCGGAGAGCGAGGACGAGACCCTCATGGACCGCTATCTCGGCGGCGAGGACCTCGATTTCGCCTCGCTCGTCGCCGACCTGGAGCGGGCCGTCGCCCGCGGCACCTTCCACCCCGTCCTCGCCGCGGCGCCCGCCGCGGACGGCGCCCGGCACGGCCTCGGCACCATCGAACTGCTCGAACTCGTCACCGGCGGCTTCCCCTCCCCCCTGGAGCGGGCCGCACCCGACCTCACGACCCCCGAGGGCACACCGCGCCCGACCCCGGCCTGCACGGCGGAGGGCCCCCTGGTCGCCGAGGTGATCAAGACCTCCTCCGACCCGTACGTCGGCCGGATCAGCCTGGTACGCGTCTTCTCCGGCACCCTGCGCCCCGACGAGACGGTGCACGTGTCCGGCCACGGCCTGGCGGACCGCGGTCACGAGGACCACGACGTCGACGAGCGGATCGGCGCCCTGTCCTCGCCCTTCGGCAAGCAGCAGCGCTCGCTGACCCGGTGCGTCGCGGGCGACCTGGCGTGCGTGGCGAAACTGTCCAGGGCCGAGACCGGAGACACCCTGTCCGCGAAGGACGATCCGCTCCTGATGGCGCCCTGGGACATGCCCGACCCGCTGCTCCCGCTGGCGATCGAGGCCCACAGCAAGGCCGACGAGGACAAGCTGTCGCAGGGCCTGGCGCGCCTGGTCGCCGAGGACCCCACGATGCGGCTCGAACAGAACGCGCACACCCACCAGTTGGTGCTGTGGTGCCTGGGCGAGGCCCATCGCGAGGTCGCCCTGGAGCGGCTGCGCAGCAGGTACGGCGTCCAGGTCGACGTCGTACCGCACAAGGTGTCGCTGCGCGAGACGTTCGGCGCGCGCTCCACCGGACGCGGCCGGCACGTCAAGCAGTCCGGTGGCCACGGACAGTTCGCGATCTGCGAGATCGACGTGGAACCGCTGCCGCCGGGCAGCGGCGTCGAGTTCGTGGACAAGGTGGTCGGCGGCTCGGTCCCGCGGCAGTTCATCCCGTCGGTCGAGAAGGGCGTACGGTCCCAGGCCGCGAAGGGCGTGGCCGCGGGCCATCCGCTCGTCGACGTACGCATCACGCTCGTGGACGGCAAGGCGCACTCGGTGGACTCCTCGGACGCGGCCTTCCAGACCGCGGGCGCCCTCGCGCTGCGCGAGGCTGCCGCCGACGCCCGGATCCACCTGCTCGAACCCGTCGCCGAGGTCCAGGTCATGGTCGCCGACGAGTACGTGGGCCCGGTGATGAGCGACCTGTCCGGGCGCCGCGGCCGGGTGGTCGGCACCGAACAGGCGAGCCCGGGGCGCACGTTGGTGCGGGCCGAGATCCCGGAGATCGAGATCGGCCGGTACGCCCTCGACCTGAGGTCGCTCTCGCACGGCACGGGACGGTTCAGCCGCAGGTACGCACGGCACGAGCCGATGCCGCCCCAGATCGCCGACAAAATCCGTGAACAGGGAGAACAGGGACGATAG
- the thrS gene encoding threonine--tRNA ligase: protein MSDVRVIIQRDSEREERVVTTGTTAAELFAGERTIVAARVAGELKDLAYEVKDGEEVEPVEISSEDGLDILRHSTAHVMAQAVQELFPEAKLGIGPPVRDGFYYDFDVEKPFTPEDLKAVEKKMQEIQKRGQRFSRRVVTDEAAREELADEPYKLELIGIKGSASTDDGANVEVGGGELTIYDNLDAKTGELCWKDLCRGPHLPTTRNIPAFKLMRNAAAYWRGSEKNPMLQRIYGTAWPSKDELKAHLEFLAEAEKRDHRKLGNELDLFSIPEQIGSGLAVFHPKGGIIRRVMEDYSRRRHEEEGYEFVYTPHATKGKLFETSGHLDWYADGMYPPMQLDEGVDYYLKPMNCPMHNLIFDARGRSYRELPLRLFEFGTVYRYEKSGVVHGLTRARGFTQDDAHIYCTKEQMADELDRTLTFVLNLLRDYGLNDFYLELSTKDPEKFVGSDEIWEEATDTLRAVAEKQGLDLVADPGGAAFYGPKISVQARDAIGRTWQMSTVQLDFNLPERFDLEYTGPDGTKQRPVMIHRALFGSIERFFAVLLEHYAGAFPAWLAPVQAVGIPIGDAHIPYLQEFAAAAKKKGLRVEVDASSDRMQKKIRNQQKQKVPFMIIVGDEDMAAGTVSFRYRDGSQENGVPRDEALAKLVDVVERRVQV from the coding sequence GTGTCAGACGTCCGTGTGATCATCCAACGCGATTCCGAGCGGGAAGAGCGCGTGGTGACGACGGGCACTACGGCGGCCGAGCTCTTCGCCGGTGAGCGCACCATCGTCGCGGCCCGCGTGGCCGGCGAGCTGAAGGACCTGGCGTACGAGGTGAAGGACGGCGAGGAGGTCGAGCCCGTCGAGATCTCCTCCGAGGACGGCCTCGACATCCTGCGCCACTCGACCGCGCACGTCATGGCCCAGGCCGTGCAGGAGCTGTTCCCCGAGGCGAAGCTCGGCATCGGCCCGCCGGTCCGGGACGGCTTCTACTACGACTTCGACGTCGAGAAGCCGTTCACGCCCGAGGACCTCAAGGCCGTCGAGAAGAAGATGCAGGAGATCCAGAAGCGCGGCCAGCGCTTCTCGCGCCGCGTCGTCACCGACGAGGCCGCCCGCGAGGAGCTCGCCGACGAGCCGTACAAGCTGGAGCTCATCGGCATCAAGGGCTCGGCGTCCACCGACGACGGCGCGAACGTGGAGGTGGGCGGCGGCGAGCTGACCATCTACGACAACCTCGACGCCAAGACCGGCGAGCTGTGCTGGAAGGACCTCTGCCGCGGTCCCCACCTGCCCACCACCCGCAACATCCCCGCGTTCAAGCTGATGCGCAACGCCGCCGCGTACTGGCGCGGCAGCGAGAAGAACCCGATGCTCCAGCGCATCTACGGCACCGCCTGGCCCTCCAAGGACGAGCTGAAGGCGCACCTGGAGTTCCTCGCCGAGGCGGAGAAGCGCGACCACCGCAAGCTGGGCAACGAACTCGACCTGTTCTCGATCCCGGAGCAGATCGGCTCCGGCCTCGCCGTCTTCCACCCCAAGGGCGGCATCATCCGCCGGGTCATGGAGGACTACTCGCGCCGCCGGCACGAGGAGGAGGGCTACGAGTTCGTCTACACCCCGCACGCCACCAAGGGGAAGCTCTTCGAGACCTCGGGCCACCTGGACTGGTACGCCGACGGCATGTACCCGCCCATGCAGCTCGACGAGGGCGTGGACTACTACCTCAAGCCCATGAACTGCCCGATGCACAACCTGATCTTCGATGCGCGCGGGCGCTCCTACCGCGAACTGCCGCTGCGGCTCTTCGAGTTCGGCACGGTGTACCGGTACGAGAAGTCGGGCGTGGTGCACGGTCTGACCCGGGCCCGGGGCTTCACCCAGGACGACGCGCACATCTACTGCACCAAGGAGCAGATGGCCGACGAGCTCGACCGGACGCTCACCTTCGTCCTGAACCTGCTCCGCGACTACGGTCTGAACGACTTCTACCTGGAGCTGTCGACCAAGGACCCGGAGAAGTTCGTCGGCTCGGACGAGATCTGGGAGGAGGCCACCGACACGCTGCGCGCGGTGGCCGAGAAGCAGGGCCTCGACCTGGTCGCCGACCCCGGCGGCGCGGCCTTCTACGGCCCGAAGATCTCGGTCCAGGCGCGCGACGCCATCGGCCGCACCTGGCAGATGTCGACCGTGCAGCTCGACTTCAACCTGCCCGAGCGGTTCGACCTGGAGTACACCGGGCCCGACGGCACCAAGCAGCGGCCGGTGATGATCCACCGCGCGCTGTTCGGCTCCATCGAGCGGTTCTTCGCGGTGCTCCTCGAGCACTACGCGGGTGCCTTCCCGGCGTGGCTCGCGCCGGTCCAGGCGGTCGGCATCCCGATCGGCGACGCGCACATCCCGTACCTCCAGGAGTTCGCCGCCGCGGCGAAGAAGAAGGGGCTGCGGGTCGAGGTGGACGCGTCCTCGGACCGGATGCAGAAGAAGATCAGGAACCAGCAGAAGCAGAAGGTTCCGTTCATGATCATTGTCGGGGACGAGGACATGGCCGCGGGCACGGTCTCCTTCCGCTACCGCGACGGTTCGCAGGAGAACGGCGTCCCGCGTGACGAGGCGCTGGCCAAGCTCGTCGATGTGGTGGAGCGTCGCGTGCAGGTGTGA